AAGAATGCGGGAATTGTTTCCGAGGCTGCTTTCACTATAATCATTGCGCCTCAAGGGAGGGGGAATCCTGATGGCGGGTACCCCGGTTCCTTCAGGCTGTTTGCCGTCTGTTAATCTGACCAAAGTGATTTTCAGAAACCTGATTCAGCTGATTCAAAACTGGTTGTTAAGGCGAGACTTCCTTCCATGAGCTATTACGCACATTTTGTGTCTTTAATCACCAGCGGTTTGATTTTTTTATCAGGCTGTGGCGGCAATACTACTCCCGCTCAGTCTTCGAGCGCTGACTTAATATCTCTACCGGTTGTCAGCAAGGTTGAGCTAACAGATTTACTACAAAACGCAGACAAGCCTGTGTTGATCGAGTTCAGCGTGATGACTGGATGTTTTCGCTGTAATGAGATGCGTCCAGAGGTTAAGCAACTGCGAGAGTTGCTTGCTGGTCGGGTAGAGATGGTTCGCATGGATTTCAATGCAAACCAGGCCTTGGCTTCTTCACTCGGCGCTACTGTTTGTCCCAGTTATGTTTTGTTTTCTAACGGACAACCGCTTTGGACGCAGAATTACCCTGTTTCCGGAGTTGTACTTTGGAGCCGAATCTCAAAGGATTTAAGCACTCGTTCGCTTCAAGCATCTCCTGAAATATCACCTGGAGATGGTTCCAGTTCTTTCTGATTTAAAGATCATTTTTAATTTGTATTGGTTTCCTGGAAGATTCCTCTGGTACTGTCGGATTCTGGTCTGATTAAAACTTGATGTGTCTCGGTCAAATTAACAATTATCGGTAGAGCCGACCCAAGTTTGTCCCCTGATATTTATCACGCCGATACTGAAAGTTTTGCACAGTTTCACCCGCCCATCCAGCGGTGCTGTTTGTCACGACATTCCCTACAAATTCGCGCGAGTTCTCGACACTCTCTTGCTGTGATATACCGAAGATCTCTTCCTTCGGGCACCGTGAATTACCAGAATCTTAGCATGTCCAACAGCAAACGCAGCTATGATCATCGGCTAAAAGAACTTGTTCGATCTACCGGCAATATCGATGTCGCAATTCAACGTGGTGTGGGGATTCAGCCGCGATGTCTGTCATAACGAACAGCCCGGTTTGCAATCCCGTTTATGTGAACTAGACTAGTGGAATGTCGAAAGTATTTGTTACCTGATCGATCTTCCAGTACTGGTCATCGTTCCGTACGGTTCTCTCTCGATCAGACTGTTTTAAAGAAAGTATCTCTGCCATGCGTCATTCCGGAGAGCGAAGTCAATTCGATGAATGGTTGGCTGACATCGACGTATCGCGCGTCATGTGGATCATCCTGTTTGTCATCTTGGGGCTGATCATCGCCTGGGGCATTTTCACGTCCTACTATACCGTGCAGCCGGAAGGTCAAGCCGTGGTCAAGCGGTTTGGCAAAGTGATCGCAATCAAAGATCCGGGCCTGCATTTCAAACTCCCGTTCGGCATCGACGAGCAGGAATTCGTGCCGACGGCGCGCGTGCTTAAACAGGAGTTCGGTTTTCGGACCGCCGCCCAGGAAGGAACCTCTGCCGTTTATCGTAAATCCGAAGAGCATCGCGATGAATCGTTGATGCTGACCGGTGATTTGAAAGTTGTCGACGTGGAGTGGGTTGTACAATACCGCGTGGACGACCCGGACAAGTATCTGCACCGGGTTGAACAGGTCGACAAGACGATTCGGGATATTTCCGAAGCAGTTATGCGGAGAATTGTCGGCAATAACCTGGGAAGTGACGTTTTGACGATCAAGCGTGTCGAAATCGCCTTGAACGCCAAGGAAGAAATCCAGCGTCTACTCGATTCCTTCGACATGGGAGTCCGGGTCGGAACTGTGGAACTACAGGACGTAAACCCACCTGATTCAGTCAAACCAGCATTCAACGAAGTCAACCAGGCCGAACAGGAGAAGGAGCAACTGATCAACGAAGCCGAGAAAAAGCAGAATCAGCAAATCCCGGCCGCACGGGGCAAGGCGAAGCAGGTTGTCGCGACGGCGGAAGGTTATCGGGCTGAACGTGTTAACGGGGCGCTGGGGGAGACATCACGCTTCAAAGCGATCCTGAAAGAATACAAGGTTGCACCAGAAGTGACACGGCGACGAATGTATCTGGAAACACTCGATAAGGTGCTCCCCTCGCTCGGCAAAATTTATGTCATTGAACCGGGAGGCCAATCCCCCATTCCACTGCTTAATTTGGACAAGAATAATCCTGCCCAGAATCGCTAACGCAAATTACCCTTATTGATTTATCATTCTTGTTAGAGGCTTTCCATGTCAATTTCATTTCGGCGGTTCGGCGGATTTCGACAATACCTCATTCCGTTGACGATTGTTCTGATTGTCGTCGTGGCCGTGGTCGCTCGTGCTTCGGTATTTACGATTGATGAAGCGACCCAGGCGATCGTCGTACAATTCGGTGCCCCCGTCGGCGATCCCGTCACCGAGCCCGGGCTCCACTACCGCATTCCCTTCATTCAGGAAGTTCGCAAGTTCGACAAACGCCTGCTTTCCTGGGACGGTGATCCGAATCAGGTTCCTACCGTTGAAGAACAGTTTATTTCTGTTGATACTACTGCGCGCTGGAAGATTGTCGATCCCCTCAAATTCCTGCAAAGTGTGCAGGACGAAGCGGGAGCCCGGAACCGGCTCAATGATATCCTCGATTCAGTCGTGCGCGACAAAATCGCCTCCAGCCCGCTAGTCAATATTGTCCGGTCCAAAGACTGGGAGGTCACGGAAGAAGATCTGCAACGGACCATGACTGGAGAACGGGAAGAAGAGATCCTGCTTCAGAAAGTGGAAATTGGACGGGGCGAAATGGTCCGGGATATTCTCAAAACCGCTCAGCAGCAGATGCCTCAGTACGGGATTGAACTGGTCGACATCCAGATCAAACGGCTCGACTATGTCGAGTCAGTCCAACGGCAGGTCTTTGAACGCATGATTGCCGAACGACAACGAATCGCCGAACAATTTCGGAGTGAAGGTCAGGGGCGCGCCTCGGAGATTGAAGGGGAAACCGAACGCATGCTCGCCGAGATTGAAAGTGAAGCCCAAAAAGAGGCAGAGATCATTCGCGGGGAAGCCGACGCTGAAGTGACCCGCATCTACAGTGAAGCCTTCGGTAGTGACCCGGAGTTCTATAGTTTTCTACGCA
The Gimesia sp. genome window above contains:
- a CDS encoding thioredoxin domain-containing protein, giving the protein MSYYAHFVSLITSGLIFLSGCGGNTTPAQSSSADLISLPVVSKVELTDLLQNADKPVLIEFSVMTGCFRCNEMRPEVKQLRELLAGRVEMVRMDFNANQALASSLGATVCPSYVLFSNGQPLWTQNYPVSGVVLWSRISKDLSTRSLQASPEISPGDGSSSF
- the hflK gene encoding FtsH protease activity modulator HflK; the protein is MRHSGERSQFDEWLADIDVSRVMWIILFVILGLIIAWGIFTSYYTVQPEGQAVVKRFGKVIAIKDPGLHFKLPFGIDEQEFVPTARVLKQEFGFRTAAQEGTSAVYRKSEEHRDESLMLTGDLKVVDVEWVVQYRVDDPDKYLHRVEQVDKTIRDISEAVMRRIVGNNLGSDVLTIKRVEIALNAKEEIQRLLDSFDMGVRVGTVELQDVNPPDSVKPAFNEVNQAEQEKEQLINEAEKKQNQQIPAARGKAKQVVATAEGYRAERVNGALGETSRFKAILKEYKVAPEVTRRRMYLETLDKVLPSLGKIYVIEPGGQSPIPLLNLDKNNPAQNR
- the hflC gene encoding protease modulator HflC, with the protein product MSISFRRFGGFRQYLIPLTIVLIVVVAVVARASVFTIDEATQAIVVQFGAPVGDPVTEPGLHYRIPFIQEVRKFDKRLLSWDGDPNQVPTVEEQFISVDTTARWKIVDPLKFLQSVQDEAGARNRLNDILDSVVRDKIASSPLVNIVRSKDWEVTEEDLQRTMTGEREEEILLQKVEIGRGEMVRDILKTAQQQMPQYGIELVDIQIKRLDYVESVQRQVFERMIAERQRIAEQFRSEGQGRASEIEGETERMLAEIESEAQKEAEIIRGEADAEVTRIYSEAFGSDPEFYSFLRTLESYSESLGEGVTAILSSDSDYFRYLKSEAPAPDADQNLKEKETDKQED